The following proteins are encoded in a genomic region of Natrinema sp. HArc-T2:
- a CDS encoding cobalamin-binding protein — translation MQIVTTLPSATEMVAALGLEPVGVSHECDYPPSAAATPAITRSRIDANESASSAEIDQQVLDVAETEAGVYEIDVETLEELEPDVIVTQGMCDVCAVDETVVADAVDRISADPDVVPTDPHSVGDVLDDLERIGRAVDREARAREVRASLESRIDAIRERTADIDASDRPRVAIFDWTDPAMIAGHWTTELVDWAGGEYGLADVGERSRPREWDEIRAYDPELVIVAPCGFGLAQSARNRTDLTERDGWDELTAVREGRVWAMDGDHYLNRPGPRLVDTLEALAAIIQPDRFDGPNSDVAVPFDELEGLESASDASTADSRS, via the coding sequence ATGCAAATCGTCACGACGCTCCCGTCGGCGACCGAGATGGTGGCCGCACTGGGACTCGAGCCGGTCGGCGTTTCCCACGAGTGCGACTACCCGCCGAGTGCTGCGGCCACTCCCGCCATTACTCGGTCGCGAATCGACGCCAATGAGTCGGCCTCGAGCGCCGAGATCGACCAGCAAGTCCTCGACGTCGCCGAGACCGAGGCCGGCGTCTACGAGATCGATGTCGAGACGCTCGAGGAGCTCGAGCCGGACGTGATCGTCACGCAAGGGATGTGTGACGTCTGTGCGGTCGACGAGACCGTCGTCGCCGACGCAGTCGACCGGATTTCGGCCGATCCCGACGTCGTCCCGACCGACCCCCATAGCGTCGGTGACGTGCTCGACGACCTCGAGCGAATCGGTCGCGCGGTCGACCGCGAAGCGCGCGCTCGCGAGGTTCGCGCCAGCCTCGAGTCCCGCATCGACGCGATCCGCGAGCGAACTGCCGATATCGACGCGTCGGACCGTCCGCGGGTGGCGATTTTCGACTGGACCGATCCTGCGATGATCGCGGGCCACTGGACGACCGAACTCGTCGACTGGGCCGGCGGCGAATACGGGTTAGCCGATGTCGGTGAGCGCTCGCGCCCGCGCGAATGGGACGAGATTCGGGCGTACGATCCCGAACTCGTGATCGTCGCACCCTGTGGCTTCGGCCTCGCACAGAGCGCACGGAACCGAACCGACCTCACCGAGCGCGACGGCTGGGACGAGCTCACGGCAGTCAGGGAGGGACGCGTCTGGGCGATGGACGGTGACCACTACCTCAATCGGCCCGGGCCGCGGCTGGTGGACACGCTCGAGGCACTTGCGGCGATCATCCAGCCCGACCGGTTCGACGGGCCCAATTCGGACGTGGCGGTTCCGTTCGACGAGCTTGAAGGACTCGAGTCGGCGTCGGACGCGTCGACCGCGGACTCACGCTCGTGA
- a CDS encoding desampylase: MIVLPSTIGETIRERAHEGQPNEICGILGGAYEPEGTSRVHSQYPADNVAANPRTRYEIDPEQQLAIFDRLEDHGEEIVGFYHSHPRGPPRPSETDAQLATWPNRSYLIVSLEPPEIGSWRWRADPERDGDESAAGGRFERERLVVD; the protein is encoded by the coding sequence GTGATCGTCCTGCCGTCCACCATCGGCGAGACGATCCGCGAGCGCGCCCACGAGGGACAGCCAAACGAGATCTGTGGCATCCTCGGCGGCGCGTACGAGCCCGAGGGGACGAGCCGCGTCCACTCGCAGTATCCAGCCGACAACGTCGCCGCGAACCCGCGAACGCGCTACGAGATCGACCCCGAACAGCAGCTGGCAATCTTCGATCGGCTCGAGGACCACGGCGAGGAAATCGTCGGCTTCTATCACTCCCACCCCCGCGGCCCGCCGCGACCGAGCGAGACCGACGCCCAATTGGCAACGTGGCCCAATCGCTCGTATCTGATCGTCTCGCTCGAGCCTCCCGAAATCGGCTCGTGGCGCTGGCGGGCCGATCCCGAGCGCGACGGGGACGAATCAGCTGCCGGCGGTCGGTTCGAGCGCGAACGGCTCGTCGTCGACTGA
- a CDS encoding sulfatase-like hydrolase/transferase, with protein MADADADSRPNVLLILTDQERYDASAPDGPPVETPGSDRLSSEGVRFRRAMTPISICSSARVSLLTGQFPHGHGMLNNCHEPDALQRNPPAELPTFSEELVAAGYDLSYTGKWHAGRDRTPGDFGFSYLGGSDTHHDDIDEAFREYRMERGTPVDDVGLENELYTGDDPRDDNKGTFVAATTPVDIEETRAYFLAERTIDTIDAHADGDRGGPFFHRTDFYGPHHPYVVPEPYASLYDPDEIEPPDSYAETYDGKPRVHENYLAYRGVDGFDWDLWAEAIAKYWGFMTLIEHQLERILDALETHGLADDTVVVHASDHGDFAGSHRQFNKGPIMYDDTYRIPLQVRWPDVAESGATSDVPVHLHDLAATFLELADVPVPDEFDSRSLVPILENGGELPADCDWATSTFAQYHGDEFGLYSQRMVRTDRYKYVYNGPDIDELYDLEADPAELQNLIDHPDYEDVRREMRTRLADWMDETDDPNRIWVTDVLEDAS; from the coding sequence ATGGCCGACGCTGACGCCGACAGTCGTCCGAACGTCTTGCTCATCCTGACTGATCAGGAGCGATACGACGCCAGCGCACCTGACGGCCCGCCGGTCGAAACCCCGGGCAGCGATCGGCTCTCGAGCGAAGGGGTCCGCTTTCGGCGTGCGATGACGCCGATCAGCATCTGCTCGAGCGCGCGTGTGTCCCTGTTGACCGGACAGTTCCCCCACGGCCACGGCATGTTGAACAACTGCCACGAGCCGGATGCGCTCCAGCGGAACCCTCCCGCCGAACTGCCGACGTTCTCGGAGGAACTGGTCGCTGCTGGCTACGACCTCAGCTACACGGGGAAGTGGCACGCCGGTCGGGACCGCACGCCCGGAGACTTCGGGTTCTCGTATCTCGGCGGCAGCGACACGCATCACGACGACATCGACGAGGCGTTCCGCGAGTATCGCATGGAGCGTGGCACTCCCGTCGACGACGTCGGCCTCGAGAACGAACTCTACACCGGCGACGATCCGCGAGACGACAACAAGGGGACCTTCGTCGCCGCGACAACGCCCGTCGACATCGAGGAGACACGGGCCTACTTCCTGGCCGAGCGGACGATCGATACGATCGACGCCCACGCCGACGGCGATCGGGGCGGCCCCTTCTTTCACCGGACGGACTTCTACGGTCCCCATCATCCCTACGTCGTCCCGGAGCCCTACGCCTCGCTGTACGACCCAGACGAGATCGAGCCGCCCGACAGCTACGCCGAGACCTATGACGGCAAGCCCCGCGTCCACGAGAACTACCTCGCCTATCGCGGTGTCGACGGCTTCGACTGGGACCTGTGGGCAGAAGCGATCGCGAAGTACTGGGGCTTTATGACGCTCATCGAGCACCAACTCGAGCGCATCCTCGATGCACTCGAGACCCACGGACTGGCCGACGACACGGTCGTCGTCCACGCCTCCGACCACGGCGACTTCGCCGGTAGCCACCGCCAGTTCAACAAGGGCCCGATCATGTACGACGACACGTACCGGATTCCGCTTCAGGTGCGCTGGCCGGACGTGGCCGAGTCGGGCGCGACCAGTGATGTCCCGGTGCATCTGCACGATCTGGCAGCGACGTTCCTCGAGCTCGCCGACGTTCCCGTTCCCGACGAGTTCGATTCCCGAAGTCTCGTTCCCATCCTCGAGAACGGCGGCGAGCTACCAGCCGACTGCGACTGGGCCACGTCGACGTTCGCGCAGTACCACGGCGACGAGTTCGGCCTCTACAGCCAGCGGATGGTCCGCACGGACCGCTACAAGTACGTCTACAATGGTCCCGACATCGACGAGCTATACGATCTCGAGGCCGATCCCGCGGAGTTACAGAACCTGATCGATCATCCCGATTACGAGGACGTGCGACGAGAGATGCGAACCAGACTGGCCGACTGGATGGACGAGACCGACGATCCGAACCGCATCTGGGTGACGGACGTCCTCGAGGACGCGTCGTAA
- the citZ gene encoding citrate synthase has protein sequence MSDDLKKGLEGVLVAESGLSSIDGDAGQLIYRGYTIEDLARGASYEEVLYLLWNGHLPTEDELGPFTDALMEEREVSEDVLATMERLAAAEEQPMAALRTAVSMFSASEPETDADPDDLEATLRKGRRITAKIPTALAAFERYRLGEEPVDPHPDLGLAANFLYMLTGEVPDDVAAETFDQALILHADHGLNASTFTSMVIGSTMADIYSAVTGGISALSGPLHGGANQDVMEVLIEIDESDLDHREWVEQATEEGRRIPGFGHRVYNVKDPRAKILQERSEELANNGESKWYKYTTTIEQYLSEEKGLTEKGIAPNVDFYSGSVYYQLGIPIDMYTPIFAMSRAGGWIAHVLEYQEDNRLIRPRARYTGPENQDFIPIEER, from the coding sequence ATGTCTGACGACCTCAAGAAAGGGCTCGAGGGTGTGTTAGTCGCTGAATCGGGACTCAGCTCGATCGACGGCGATGCGGGCCAACTGATCTATCGCGGCTACACGATTGAGGACCTCGCGCGCGGTGCGAGCTACGAGGAAGTTCTGTACCTGCTCTGGAACGGTCACCTCCCGACCGAAGACGAGCTCGGACCGTTTACGGACGCGCTCATGGAAGAACGCGAGGTCAGCGAGGACGTCCTCGCGACGATGGAACGGCTCGCCGCGGCCGAGGAACAGCCGATGGCGGCGCTGCGGACTGCGGTCTCGATGTTCTCGGCGTCCGAACCTGAAACAGACGCAGACCCGGACGACCTCGAGGCGACGCTCCGGAAGGGACGCCGCATCACGGCCAAGATCCCGACCGCGCTTGCGGCCTTCGAGCGCTACCGACTCGGCGAGGAGCCGGTCGATCCCCACCCCGATCTCGGGCTTGCGGCAAACTTCCTCTACATGCTGACCGGCGAGGTGCCCGACGACGTGGCCGCCGAGACGTTCGATCAGGCACTCATCCTCCACGCCGACCACGGCCTGAACGCCTCGACGTTTACGTCGATGGTTATCGGCTCGACGATGGCCGACATCTACAGCGCCGTTACCGGCGGCATCAGCGCCCTTTCTGGTCCGCTTCACGGCGGTGCAAACCAGGACGTCATGGAGGTCTTGATCGAGATCGACGAGAGCGACCTCGACCACCGCGAGTGGGTCGAGCAAGCCACTGAAGAGGGACGGCGCATCCCCGGCTTCGGCCACCGCGTCTACAACGTCAAAGACCCTCGCGCGAAGATCCTCCAGGAGCGCAGCGAGGAACTCGCCAACAACGGCGAAAGCAAGTGGTACAAGTACACCACCACCATCGAACAGTACCTCTCCGAGGAGAAGGGCCTCACAGAGAAGGGCATCGCCCCGAACGTCGACTTCTACTCGGGGTCGGTCTACTACCAGCTCGGCATCCCGATCGACATGTACACCCCGATCTTCGCGATGAGCCGCGCCGGTGGCTGGATCGCCCACGTCCTCGAGTACCAGGAGGACAACCGTCTCATCCGCCCGCGCGCCCGCTATACCGGCCCGGAAAATCAGGACTTCATCCCGATCGAAGAACGGTAA
- the ilvA gene encoding threonine ammonia-lyase, translated as MLELADILEARERVRETARQTPLEHSHTYSAMTGAEIYLKLENFQRTGAFKIRGATNRIATLSEAQKDAGVVTASAGNHAQGVALAATRSGVDSKIVMPEYAPISKVKATKSYGAEVVLAGRDYDAAAERAHEIERDEGRTYVHAFDDEYVMAGQGTIGLEILDDCPDVETVVVPIGGGGLISGIATAIKEQQPDVRVIGVQAEGASSAAPSLEKGERVSIDAVDTIADGIATRSIGEQTFPHIQEYVDEIVTVSDPEIAVALVYLLERSKTLVEGAGAVPLAAVLFEKFDYAEDEVIVPALCGGNIDLNTLTNVIVRGLVETGRYLKIRTVLKDRPGALEDLLDIFTAHRANIYAIHHDRTSREVEMSDTEVEIELEMRGPDHVDAFLADLRDAGYVVDVLA; from the coding sequence ATGCTCGAACTCGCGGATATTCTCGAGGCGCGCGAGCGGGTCAGGGAGACCGCTCGACAGACACCCCTCGAGCACTCACACACCTATTCGGCGATGACTGGGGCCGAGATCTACCTCAAACTGGAGAACTTCCAGCGGACGGGGGCGTTCAAGATCCGTGGGGCGACAAACCGGATCGCGACGCTTTCGGAGGCACAAAAGGACGCCGGTGTCGTCACCGCGAGCGCGGGCAACCACGCCCAAGGTGTCGCGCTTGCAGCCACGCGGTCGGGCGTCGACTCGAAGATCGTCATGCCCGAATACGCGCCGATCTCGAAGGTCAAGGCGACCAAAAGCTACGGCGCAGAGGTCGTCCTCGCCGGCAGAGACTACGACGCGGCCGCCGAACGCGCCCACGAGATCGAACGCGACGAGGGTCGCACCTACGTCCACGCCTTCGACGACGAGTACGTGATGGCCGGCCAGGGGACGATCGGCCTCGAGATTCTCGACGACTGTCCCGACGTCGAAACCGTCGTCGTCCCCATCGGCGGCGGCGGCCTCATCAGCGGGATCGCGACCGCGATCAAAGAGCAACAACCCGACGTGCGTGTCATCGGCGTCCAGGCCGAGGGGGCCTCGAGTGCAGCGCCCTCGCTCGAAAAGGGCGAACGCGTCTCGATCGACGCGGTTGATACGATCGCCGACGGGATCGCGACCCGCAGCATCGGCGAACAGACCTTCCCCCACATTCAGGAGTACGTCGACGAGATCGTCACCGTCTCCGATCCCGAGATCGCCGTCGCGCTAGTCTACTTGCTCGAGCGCTCGAAAACCCTCGTCGAGGGCGCGGGCGCGGTCCCGCTTGCCGCCGTCCTCTTCGAGAAGTTCGACTACGCCGAGGACGAGGTCATCGTCCCCGCCCTTTGCGGTGGGAATATTGATCTCAACACGCTCACCAACGTCATCGTCCGCGGGCTAGTCGAAACCGGTCGCTATCTGAAGATCAGGACCGTCCTGAAAGACCGACCAGGCGCGCTCGAGGACCTCCTTGATATCTTCACTGCCCACCGGGCGAACATCTACGCGATCCACCACGATCGGACCTCCCGCGAGGTCGAGATGAGTGATACGGAAGTCGAGATCGAACTCGAGATGCGCGGCCCCGACCACGTCGATGCGTTCCTCGCCGATCTCCGGGATGCTGGCTACGTGGTCGACGTGCTCGCCTGA
- a CDS encoding Rid family detoxifying hydrolase encodes MKRIIETDDAPAAVGAYSQATSNGSLLFTAGQIPLTADGELLDDEPIAAQTEQALYNLDAILDEADASSEDILKVTVFLADIDDFEAMNEAYANYFDDEPPARSAVEAGALPKGVGVEIEAVASLE; translated from the coding sequence ATGAAGCGTATCATCGAGACCGACGACGCACCCGCCGCAGTCGGTGCCTACAGCCAGGCGACCAGTAACGGCTCGCTGCTCTTTACCGCCGGCCAGATCCCCCTGACGGCCGACGGCGAACTGCTCGACGACGAGCCGATCGCGGCCCAGACTGAACAGGCGCTTTACAACCTCGACGCCATTCTCGACGAAGCCGATGCGTCGTCCGAGGACATCCTCAAAGTCACCGTGTTCCTCGCGGACATCGACGACTTCGAGGCGATGAACGAGGCCTATGCCAACTACTTCGACGACGAGCCACCGGCCAGAAGCGCCGTCGAAGCCGGCGCGCTCCCGAAGGGTGTCGGCGTCGAGATCGAAGCCGTCGCCTCCCTCGAGTGA
- a CDS encoding SOS response-associated peptidase: MCGRYTLVVEHDTLEARFNARFREDGSESGFSPRYNMAPGQALPVITNAEPETIRRLEWGLVPSWADDDSGGLINARAESVAEKPSFRGAYEQRRCLVPADGFYEWVETENGKQPYRVTFEGDRVFAMAGLWERWEPETTQTGLDAFGGGVDSETDTGPLETFTIVTTEPNDLVADLHHRMAVILKPDAEEQWLTGEAGHDVLEPYPTAEMRADPVSTAVNDPSTDEPSLIEPVETV; this comes from the coding sequence ATGTGTGGTCGCTACACGCTCGTTGTCGAGCACGACACGCTCGAGGCGCGGTTCAATGCCCGATTTCGCGAGGATGGGTCCGAGTCGGGTTTCAGCCCGCGCTACAACATGGCACCGGGACAGGCACTGCCGGTGATTACGAACGCCGAGCCGGAGACGATTCGACGGCTCGAGTGGGGGCTGGTGCCGTCGTGGGCCGACGACGACAGCGGCGGGCTGATCAACGCACGGGCCGAGTCAGTCGCCGAGAAGCCGAGTTTTCGAGGTGCCTACGAGCAACGGCGGTGTCTCGTTCCCGCGGACGGCTTCTACGAGTGGGTCGAGACTGAGAACGGGAAACAGCCCTACCGAGTCACTTTCGAGGGCGATCGGGTGTTCGCGATGGCCGGCCTCTGGGAGCGCTGGGAGCCGGAAACGACCCAGACCGGCCTCGACGCCTTCGGTGGCGGTGTTGACAGTGAGACTGATACCGGCCCACTCGAGACGTTTACCATCGTGACGACGGAGCCGAACGACCTCGTCGCGGACCTCCATCATCGGATGGCGGTGATTCTCAAGCCTGACGCCGAGGAGCAGTGGTTGACTGGCGAGGCCGGCCACGACGTGCTCGAGCCGTATCCGACCGCCGAGATGCGAGCCGATCCGGTGTCGACGGCGGTGAACGATCCGTCGACCGATGAGCCCTCGCTGATCGAGCCGGTCGAAACGGTCTGA
- a CDS encoding gluconate 2-dehydrogenase subunit 3 family protein, with the protein MKLTRRDAVAALAALGVGGTLSGCVAPPGSEPVDVDWLRETLVAAADVVYPSEVSGTSTFVEAFLEGRLEDPTHVAGLDETVTELDDNATFWYDEPFAALSVTDREQVLRNLDVDTADEDPTGTTSERVRYYVVNDLLLALYASPTGGELVGIENPQGHPGGLESYQRGPNA; encoded by the coding sequence ATGAAGCTGACCAGGCGAGACGCGGTTGCCGCGCTGGCCGCACTCGGTGTCGGTGGGACGCTGTCGGGCTGTGTAGCCCCACCCGGATCCGAGCCGGTCGACGTCGATTGGCTCCGTGAGACGCTGGTCGCGGCCGCCGACGTCGTCTATCCGAGCGAAGTCTCCGGTACGTCGACGTTCGTCGAGGCATTCCTCGAGGGCCGACTCGAGGACCCGACACACGTCGCCGGACTGGACGAGACGGTCACGGAGCTGGATGACAACGCGACGTTCTGGTACGACGAGCCGTTTGCGGCGCTGTCGGTTACGGACCGCGAGCAGGTGCTTCGGAATCTCGATGTGGACACCGCCGACGAGGATCCAACCGGAACGACGAGCGAACGAGTCCGCTACTACGTGGTCAACGATCTCTTGCTGGCGCTGTATGCCTCACCGACGGGCGGGGAACTGGTCGGCATCGAGAACCCGCAGGGGCATCCCGGCGGGCTCGAGAGCTATCAACGGGGGCCGAACGCGTGA
- a CDS encoding GMC family oxidoreductase yields MSWDRPPAESAAPATDVDADRTPVSDADVCVIGAGPAGGLVADRLADAGREVVVLEAGPRFDPADRLARQERAIRPAYDRPDVWDSDPERDAYEASGEWFYPLNHARSRGVGGSTLHWQGMVMRLHEADFNSASVRGVGTDWPIDYQELRPYYAAAERELGVAGADDNPFAPPRERPHPMPAFRSSYSDSLFAEACDDLEIAMHSVPNARNSEAYDGRGACVGYGTCQPVCPSGAKYDATVHVERAERKGATVIDRAPVQRLEHTVDAIEAAVYATPDDEEHRQEADAFVIACGGVETPRLLLLSESSHYPDGLANSSGLVGNFFMDHLFAGTGGVLDEPTRQNHVGFLTSESHQFYDEADEEYAPFKLEFFNYAGPSPVGMALTGDDWGDDLLARLRSEYGTHIGMGGLVEQLPREDSYIGLDASTTDDHGNPVPDVHWNVGERALRTIERVNEIQERVLDELGAEITWQVGPENTGPAYHHMGTTRMGDDPTESVVGPDLRTHDLENCWIASSSVFPTGGAMNPTLTIAALALKAAEHVLERL; encoded by the coding sequence GTGAGCTGGGATCGACCGCCCGCCGAGTCGGCGGCGCCAGCGACCGACGTGGACGCCGACCGTACTCCTGTTTCGGACGCCGACGTCTGTGTGATCGGCGCGGGGCCCGCGGGCGGACTCGTCGCGGATCGCCTCGCCGACGCCGGTCGCGAGGTCGTCGTGCTCGAGGCCGGACCGCGGTTCGACCCAGCCGATAGACTCGCTAGACAGGAGCGGGCGATCCGCCCGGCCTACGACCGGCCGGACGTCTGGGACAGCGATCCGGAGCGCGACGCCTACGAGGCGTCGGGGGAGTGGTTCTACCCGCTGAACCACGCCCGCTCGAGGGGTGTCGGCGGCTCGACGCTGCACTGGCAGGGGATGGTGATGCGCCTCCATGAGGCTGACTTCAACTCGGCCAGCGTCCGCGGCGTCGGAACCGATTGGCCGATCGACTACCAGGAGCTGCGACCGTACTACGCCGCCGCGGAGCGCGAACTCGGCGTGGCAGGCGCCGACGACAACCCGTTCGCGCCGCCCCGCGAGCGGCCCCATCCGATGCCAGCCTTTCGATCGTCCTACAGTGATTCGCTGTTCGCCGAGGCCTGTGATGACCTCGAGATCGCGATGCACTCCGTGCCCAACGCCCGCAACTCGGAGGCCTACGACGGCCGCGGTGCATGTGTTGGCTACGGCACCTGCCAGCCGGTCTGTCCCTCGGGCGCGAAGTACGACGCGACAGTCCACGTCGAACGCGCCGAGCGAAAGGGTGCGACGGTGATCGATCGCGCGCCAGTCCAGCGCCTCGAGCATACGGTCGACGCGATCGAGGCAGCGGTCTACGCGACGCCCGACGACGAGGAACACCGACAGGAAGCCGACGCCTTCGTGATCGCCTGTGGCGGCGTCGAGACGCCGCGCCTCCTCTTGCTTTCGGAATCGAGCCACTATCCCGACGGGCTGGCCAACTCGAGCGGTCTCGTCGGTAACTTCTTCATGGATCACCTGTTCGCCGGCACAGGTGGCGTTCTCGACGAACCCACCCGGCAGAACCACGTCGGCTTTCTCACGAGCGAGTCCCACCAGTTCTACGACGAGGCCGATGAGGAATACGCCCCGTTCAAACTCGAGTTTTTCAACTACGCTGGCCCTTCCCCAGTGGGGATGGCGCTGACCGGCGACGACTGGGGCGACGACTTGCTCGCACGACTCCGGTCGGAGTACGGTACCCACATCGGGATGGGCGGCCTCGTCGAACAACTCCCCCGCGAGGACAGCTACATCGGGCTCGACGCGTCGACGACAGACGATCACGGCAATCCGGTTCCGGACGTCCACTGGAACGTGGGTGAGCGAGCGTTGCGAACCATCGAGCGCGTCAACGAGATTCAGGAACGGGTTCTCGACGAACTCGGCGCGGAGATCACCTGGCAGGTCGGCCCCGAGAACACGGGGCCGGCGTATCACCACATGGGGACGACTCGGATGGGTGACGACCCAACGGAGAGCGTCGTCGGGCCCGATCTGCGAACCCACGACCTCGAGAACTGCTGGATCGCCTCGAGCAGTGTCTTCCCGACCGGCGGGGCGATGAACCCGACACTAACGATCGCGGCACTGGCGCTGAAGGCCGCGGAACACGTCCTCGAGCGACTTTAG
- a CDS encoding dolichyl-phosphate hexose transferase: protein MSTGEQPEMTDRHEDEYTFDDVSVVMGTYNEEAAIGKVLADIEEVTDGKAEVVCVDGSSDRTPEIAREHGATVIEQEPQGYGVAVHAAITEPDRPIVVTTDCDDTYPMEQLPEFLELINQGYDVVSGDRLYHGAEAMPAFNRFGNHAFAALASLLMGTRVHDTTTGMRAYRREVVESIEWTENTGLSAELLIRPLMRGYDIREHPIEYRERAGETKLDPLQGGAEIARSIVKVSLEERLRELPHEPTQQ, encoded by the coding sequence ATGAGTACCGGGGAACAGCCCGAGATGACGGACAGACACGAGGACGAGTACACCTTCGACGACGTCAGCGTCGTCATGGGAACCTACAACGAGGAGGCAGCGATCGGCAAAGTACTCGCGGACATCGAGGAGGTTACCGACGGCAAGGCGGAGGTCGTCTGCGTCGACGGCTCGTCCGACCGGACGCCCGAAATCGCCCGCGAGCACGGCGCGACGGTGATCGAGCAGGAGCCACAGGGGTACGGCGTCGCCGTCCACGCGGCGATCACGGAGCCCGATCGACCGATCGTCGTCACCACTGATTGCGACGACACCTATCCGATGGAGCAGTTGCCCGAGTTCCTCGAGTTGATCAACCAGGGCTACGACGTGGTCAGCGGCGATCGGCTGTACCACGGTGCCGAGGCGATGCCGGCGTTCAACCGCTTTGGCAACCACGCCTTCGCCGCGCTCGCGAGTCTCCTGATGGGGACTCGCGTCCACGACACCACGACTGGGATGCGCGCCTACCGACGCGAAGTCGTCGAGTCGATCGAGTGGACCGAAAACACTGGCCTCTCGGCCGAACTGCTGATCCGACCGCTGATGCGAGGTTACGACATCCGCGAACATCCCATCGAGTACCGCGAACGTGCCGGCGAGACGAAGCTGGATCCGTTGCAAGGCGGTGCCGAGATCGCTAGATCGATCGTCAAAGTCTCGCTCGAGGAACGACTTCGAGAACTCCCCCACGAGCCGACACAGCAGTAG